The genomic interval TTTCACTGTTACTAACACAAGTTCAAGTCAGCCTAATGAATCCAGTCAATCTACCCTAAAATCTGCACCAGGTAAGGCTAACAATTTGTCATCGAAATTGCCAGAAGAGAAGAATTCTGCTAAGAAGCCAGTGGTTCGGGCCAAAGTGCCCTTTGAAAAAGGCTATAGTCAAATGGACTGGCTCAAGCTCACCCGAACTCATCCAGACCTTGCAGGTTCTCATACGGAATTTTTTGTTATCACTTATTTGTTGTTACCTTTAAGAACTAGCTGTGATGCAATTTTTCAACTTGATCTATCTTCTGCTAGGTTTGAAAGGGCAGTCAAACAAGAGACTTATTTCTATGGATGAAGTTAGAAAACACAAAACAGAAGGTGACATGTGGACTGTATTAAAAGGTCGTGTTTACAATATATCTCCATATATGAAGTTTCA from Vigna radiata var. radiata cultivar VC1973A unplaced genomic scaffold, Vradiata_ver6 scaffold_707, whole genome shotgun sequence carries:
- the LOC106752913 gene encoding cytochrome b5 domain-containing protein RLF (The sequence of the model RefSeq protein was modified relative to this genomic sequence to represent the inferred CDS: added 77 bases not found in genome assembly), with the protein product MDIDDDFTFCQVSAPVDLETNKLASDVADISIKESSNATSTIQDGGFLSKDGLSKDSNSKEANVGSLSFTVTNTSSSQPNESSQSTLKSAPGKANNLSSKLPEEKNSAKKPVVRAKVPFEKGYSQMDWLKLTRTHPDLAGLKGQSNKRLISMDEVRKHKTEGDMWTVLKGRVYNISPYMKFHPGGVDMLMKAVGKDCTSLFNKYHAWVNAEFLLEKCVVGTLDESQ